The proteins below are encoded in one region of Deinococcus metalli:
- a CDS encoding LysR family transcriptional regulator, whose translation MASLDGFRVFVAVYRTGSVSGAARERHLTQPAVSAQLAALEARVGEPLFTRTPRGVVPTERGKLLYAQVADSVDRLALADQGLRRPGRSVLTPLRLGMTPEVLHGLALPRVARLDRALHVTFGPDRDVLAALGAGTLDAALVTTAPEGRHLSAQEVAPVPYALIGPAGWRADVPDTLADLAAWLNARSWVSYSVELPITRRFFTGVLGARFAARQALVAPDLRAVVRAVALGLGASVVPAYAAQEALDAAQVAELWPVHALIPAARWSVVVRTADEERADLLALVAALKR comes from the coding sequence ATGGCCTCGCTGGACGGGTTCCGGGTGTTCGTCGCGGTGTACCGCACGGGCAGCGTGAGCGGCGCGGCCCGTGAACGCCACCTGACGCAGCCGGCGGTGAGCGCCCAGCTCGCGGCGCTCGAAGCGCGGGTGGGCGAGCCGCTGTTCACGCGCACGCCGCGCGGCGTGGTGCCCACCGAGCGCGGCAAGCTGCTGTACGCGCAGGTGGCCGACAGCGTGGACCGCCTCGCCCTGGCGGACCAGGGGCTGCGGCGGCCCGGCCGCTCGGTCCTCACGCCGCTGCGCCTGGGCATGACGCCGGAGGTGCTGCACGGCCTGGCCCTGCCCCGCGTGGCCCGGCTGGACCGCGCGCTGCACGTGACCTTCGGCCCGGACCGCGACGTGCTGGCCGCGCTCGGGGCGGGCACGCTGGACGCCGCGCTGGTGACGACCGCGCCGGAGGGCCGGCACCTCAGCGCGCAGGAGGTGGCGCCGGTGCCCTACGCGCTGATCGGCCCGGCCGGGTGGCGGGCGGACGTGCCGGACACGCTGGCGGACCTGGCCGCGTGGCTGAATGCCCGGTCGTGGGTGAGTTACAGCGTGGAGCTGCCGATCACGCGGCGGTTCTTCACGGGCGTGCTGGGCGCGCGCTTCGCGGCCCGGCAGGCGCTGGTCGCGCCGGACCTGCGGGCGGTGGTGCGGGCCGTGGCGCTGGGCCTGGGCGCGAGCGTGGTGCCGGCCTACGCCGCGCAGGAGGCCCTGGACGCCGCCCAGGTGGCCGAGCTGTGGCCGGTGCACGCCCTGATCCCGGCCGCCCGCTGGTCCGTGGTCGTGCGCACAGCGGACGAGGAGCGCGCGGATCTACTGGCGCTGGTGGCCGCCCTGAAACGCTGA
- a CDS encoding class I SAM-dependent methyltransferase: MSDPTSSATQFNAHADKYAASEVHRSGASLPVLLDFAAPGPNDDALDVATGTGNTALALAPHVARVTGLDLAEGMLEHARARASAEGQRNATFVVGSAEALPFPDASFTLVTSRHAPHHFHDLGRFLAEAHRVLTPGGRLVVADQISPTPELQPWIDMYQRRRDPSHVQQRTVAAWRDLAEGAGLRWAVQTVVPYRLDFAWWTAQSGTSLDAVQELRDSVATLTPAEQAAIGAEFGADGHLLAHVDQMMVVRLEKPAAGA; encoded by the coding sequence ATGAGCGACCCGACGTCCAGCGCCACACAGTTCAACGCCCACGCCGACAAGTACGCCGCGAGCGAGGTGCACCGCTCCGGCGCCAGCCTGCCCGTGCTGCTCGACTTCGCTGCGCCCGGGCCGAACGACGACGCGCTGGACGTGGCGACCGGCACCGGCAACACGGCGCTGGCCCTGGCGCCGCACGTGGCCCGCGTGACCGGCCTGGACCTGGCTGAGGGGATGCTCGAGCACGCCCGCGCCCGGGCTTCGGCCGAGGGCCAGCGCAACGCCACCTTCGTGGTCGGCAGCGCGGAGGCCCTGCCCTTTCCGGATGCGTCCTTCACGCTGGTCACGTCGCGGCACGCGCCGCACCACTTCCATGACCTGGGCCGCTTCCTGGCCGAGGCCCACCGCGTCCTGACGCCCGGCGGCCGGCTGGTGGTCGCCGACCAGATCAGCCCCACGCCGGAGCTTCAGCCGTGGATCGACATGTACCAGCGGCGGCGCGATCCCAGCCACGTCCAGCAGCGCACGGTCGCCGCGTGGCGTGACCTGGCCGAGGGAGCGGGGCTTCGCTGGGCCGTTCAGACCGTGGTGCCCTACCGCCTGGACTTCGCGTGGTGGACGGCCCAGAGCGGCACCAGCCTGGACGCCGTGCAGGAACTGCGCGACTCCGTGGCCACGCTCACGCCGGCCGAGCAGGCGGCCATCGGGGCCGAGTTCGGCGCGGACGGCCACCTGCTCGCGCACGTGGATCAGATGATGGTCGTCCGGCTGGAGAAACCGGCGGCCGGGGCGTAG